The DNA segment CGAAAAATGACCCGCTCGTTTTTTCTTTTGGGTGGATTGGTTTACGATAGGAAGGAATGGCCCCTCGGGATCCGACAAACGAAATGACGTGGCGGCGCCTGGCCGCCGGCGAGCTTTCCTGGGATATTCCGCGCCGGCGCGCGATGCTGCTCGAACTGACAAGGAGCTATTTCCGCGGGCAGGGGTTCCTCGAAGTGGATACGCCGATAGCGGTTCCCTGCCCGAACATCGATCCGAACGTCTTCCCGGTTGTCCTCTCCGACGCGGACGGAACGGCATCGAAGCGTTTTCTACATACCTCCCCCGAACTGTCCATGAAGAAACTTCTCGCGGCCGGGTCCGGGAACATTTTCTATCTCGGGAAGGTTTTCCGCGACCGGGAAGGGTCGCCGCTTCACCACCCCGAGTTCACGATGCTCGAATGGTACAGGGTGGGAGAGCCCGTGGATTCTGTCATGGCGGACGTAGAGGCCCTCGCACGGGAGCTTGCGGCCGGGCTTCACGGAAAGGAGGAGATCCGCCGTGACGGCGCGACCGTCTCCCTTTCCGGGAAGTGGGCGCGCATCGAGCTTGCGGATGCATTCCGTGAGCTGCTCGCCGCCCCCATGACGGGAGATGCCGAAGCGCTCCGTTCCGCGCTCCGTCGGAAAGGGAAGAGGCCCGGCCCGGATGAGACGTGGGAGGACCTTTTCTTCCGCGCATATGTCGATGTGGTCGAGCCCGCGCTGGAAACCGCCGGGGCCGCGTTCGTAACCGGGTTTCCTTCGTCACTTGCAGCGATGGCCATGGCTCGAGCGGATGATGCGGGAACATGCGAACGGTTCGAGGGGTATCTTTGCGGTGTCGAGCTCGTAAACGGGTACGAGGAGCTGACCGATCCTTCGGAGCAGGAGGAGAGGCTGCGGAAACTCGCCGCGCGGCATGAACGTCGAACGGGAATCGGGCTGCCCGTCGATACCGATTTCCTGGATGCATTGCGCCACGGCCTGCCCCCATGCTCGGGGGCGGCCCTCGGGTTCGACCGGCTGGCGATGCTGCTGCTGGAGAAGGAAACGATCGCCGACGTGACCATCCGATGAATCACCCCTCGCTGCTCCTCTTCCTTCTCTCGTTCGGACACATGTGCACCGACATCGTGCAGGGCGCGCTTCCCGCTCTCCTGCCGTACCTGAAGGACAAATACTCCCTCTCCTATACGGTCACCGGCACACTTCTCCTTGCGGCCCATCTCACTTCCTCGGTGATCCAGCCGGTGTTCGGCTACGCTACGGACCGGAAGCCCTTCCCGGCCCTCCTGTTCCTCGGCTGCATCGTTTCCGGCATCGGCATTGCGCTCGTCCCGTTTTCGCCGGATTTCGGCTGGCTGGTCGCCTTCGTCATGTTCACGGGGCTGGGGACCGCCGCCTTCCACCCCGAAGGATTCAAGGCGACCGCCTGCATCGCGTCGGTGAAGCGGGCCACCGGCATGTCGCTCTTTTCGGTGGGAGGAAACCTCGGGTTTTCCATCGGCGCGCCCGCCGCAATCTTCCTCGTTTCACGGTACGGCCTCCCCGGTTCCGCCTGGCTGATTCTCCCCGCGGCGGTCGCAGGCGCTCTATTCCTGCCGGCCCTCCCGCACATACGGCAGCGGATCGCGGATGCATCCGCCCGGCCCCCGGCTTCCGTGAACAACGGCGTGGATCGGCCGGTCTACGCCGTAACCCTGATCGTGCTGATCGTCATCTGCCGTTCCTGGACGCAGCTAGGCCTTGCCACCTACATACCGTTTCTTTACCGCGAACAACTGTCTACACGCCCCGATTTCGTGGCCATGCTCCTTTTCCTCTTCCTTGGGGCCGGGACTGCCGGCACCCTGTTGGGCGGGCCGCTGGCCGACAGGATAGGACACCGGAAGATGGTCTTCTGGTCGCTTGCCCTCCAGGTCCCGCTCATCCACCTGTTCCTCGTCTCGACCGGATGGCTTGTCTTCGCGCTCGCGGCCGCCGTCGGCGCCGTCATCGTGTCGACCTTCTCGGTGACGATCGTGATGGCCCAGGAGCTGTTTCCGCGCCGGATGGCCACGGCATCGGGGACGATCGCGGGATTCGCGATCGGCACGGGAGGGATCGGGGTGACCCTGCTCGGAGCGGTGGCCGACCGGTACGGCGTCCCCGCCGCGGTCCATCTCGTCAACGCCCTGCCGGCCGCCGGGGCGCTTCTCGCGCTGTTCCTCCCCCTTCCCTGGAACCGGGAAACATCCCCTTGAGCGCGGGCGAGGCGTGCCGAACCCGCGGGGAGAGCTTCCAGCTCCGGCAGTGACCCGTAATCCGGTAGTGGGTCAATTTGAAATTCCCGCCCCTTGAAAATGCTTGAGCGGTTATGCTATCCTTCCTGCATGACAACCCCAAAGAAAAAACGTCCCCGCGATATCAGCCAGCTTGCAGCGTCGATTGTGGCGGATGCCACGGCTGAGGCCAAACCCGAAAAGTTGCAAGATGCAACTTCCAAGAATCCCGCCGCTGTCGCGCTCGGTCGATTGGGCGGGCTGAAGGGTGGCAAGGCCCGAGCCGAAAAGCTCTCCGCGAAGAAGCGGAAGGAGATTGCCCAAGAAGCAGCTAAGGCGCGTTGGGCTAAGGCCAAGGCAAAGAAATAATCAGTCATTCCTGCTTATCTGATTCGCTCTTTCTTGCTCCCCCTTGCAATATGGAAAACATTTCGTCGACGGGATTCTTTTGGGCAGATCGCCTTACCTTTTTTATGATTAACTGTAACCACTCAACAAAATCATCACAACTGTCTTGACCGATAGCCTTCGGCATTCTCAGTGTTACAATTCCCTCGTCTAACGTAAATACCTCTTC comes from the Deltaproteobacteria bacterium genome and includes:
- the genX gene encoding EF-P lysine aminoacylase GenX, with protein sequence MTWRRLAAGELSWDIPRRRAMLLELTRSYFRGQGFLEVDTPIAVPCPNIDPNVFPVVLSDADGTASKRFLHTSPELSMKKLLAAGSGNIFYLGKVFRDREGSPLHHPEFTMLEWYRVGEPVDSVMADVEALARELAAGLHGKEEIRRDGATVSLSGKWARIELADAFRELLAAPMTGDAEALRSALRRKGKRPGPDETWEDLFFRAYVDVVEPALETAGAAFVTGFPSSLAAMAMARADDAGTCERFEGYLCGVELVNGYEELTDPSEQEERLRKLAARHERRTGIGLPVDTDFLDALRHGLPPCSGAALGFDRLAMLLLEKETIADVTIR
- a CDS encoding MFS transporter, translating into MNHPSLLLFLLSFGHMCTDIVQGALPALLPYLKDKYSLSYTVTGTLLLAAHLTSSVIQPVFGYATDRKPFPALLFLGCIVSGIGIALVPFSPDFGWLVAFVMFTGLGTAAFHPEGFKATACIASVKRATGMSLFSVGGNLGFSIGAPAAIFLVSRYGLPGSAWLILPAAVAGALFLPALPHIRQRIADASARPPASVNNGVDRPVYAVTLIVLIVICRSWTQLGLATYIPFLYREQLSTRPDFVAMLLFLFLGAGTAGTLLGGPLADRIGHRKMVFWSLALQVPLIHLFLVSTGWLVFALAAAVGAVIVSTFSVTIVMAQELFPRRMATASGTIAGFAIGTGGIGVTLLGAVADRYGVPAAVHLVNALPAAGALLALFLPLPWNRETSP